DNA from Aggregatimonas sangjinii:
AGGGACGAAACTCCGGGAAAAGCGGGCGCCCATGGCCCCCAGAGCGAATACCAAATCAGAATCAGGAATAGTGAGCACCCCATCACCAAAGGCATGCCCGAAATTTGGATGCATACCAAGGATGAATTGTACAATAGCCTTCGAGGCCCGGCCGAAAATATGGAGATTTTGGCCACGGCTTATGCCGACCCGAACAACAAGGGTACCGGTCGTCATGAACCTGCTTTAATGGTCTTGAACTATGGCAAAGGGCGTATTTTCCACAATATTATGGGACATATCGACTATTCGGTGAACTGTGTCGGCTTTATCACGACCATGCTTCGCGGTACCGAGTGGGCAGCGACAGGGATGGTAACCCAAGAGATTCCCGAAGATTTTCCGTCTGCAGAGCAATCCAGGTCGAGAGAAATCCTAAAAGAGTAATGGAACTATCGTTAAGTATACCCGCCTTATTGTTTCCTGCAATATCATTGACCATGTTGGCCTACAATGCCCGCTATTTAGCCATTGCGGCACTGATTCGTCAGTTGCATGGGAAATTTCAGGAAACCGAATCGAAGTCGGTGGCGTTGCAGGTGCGTAAACTTCGAAAGCGGTTGACTATTATCAAGAATATGCAAGCAACAGCCATCATCAGCTTTTTGCTGGCCGTTATCACCATGGCGCTCATTTACTTTGCATTGACCACTCTGGCCAATATTATTTTTGGTATCAGCCTCTTTGCGCTTATGGTTTCGCTGGTATTGAGCTTGATCGAAGTGCAACTTTCTACCAAGGCACTATCGATACAATTAAAGGATATGGAGTAGGTGTAAATGGGGGCACACTGTTTTCAGTGAGCGATATTCCCATTAAACCGTGTCAAAATGATTATCGCTCATTTCTAAATTTGTATTTCGTGAAATTGGTCGTACTACAGCGTCTGATTTTGCGTTAGTTGCTTACACCTAATACCCTAAAACCTATGTTGCAAGACGCTATAAGAGCTAAAGACTTTGAAAAAGCCAAGGAAATCATAACCTCAACAAACAATCCGTTCGAGGGAATGCAGGAGTATCACATCACTGGAATCTACGACACCCTTGTCAGGGAAAAGGCCTTTGAGGTCATCGATGCACTCATCGAAAAGGGTACCATTGAGCTCGATATCTACGAATACGATAGTTTTAATAAAACGATTTTCATGAGCATCATCAAAAATTTGGATGTTACTGAGGAATCAATCTCATTTTTAAAAGATTTTATTTCCAGAACACAAAGCTTGAACGATGAGTTGGAAGGAAAATCCCTCCTAAGCCTAGCCATTGAAAACGAAGTAGCGATCGCTTTTGTTAAAACCTTGGTCGAAAGCGGTTGTGCTATCGACATCATTGACCGTTCCGAAGGAAATCTCATCCATCAAATCGTCAAGAAGTACACAAGAACGTACGATAAAGGTTTGGCTTATCTTGATTTTCTTTATGAGCAAGGTCTTGACATCGATAAACCAAATGTAGTTCAGGAAACGCCGCTTCATATTGCCGTAAAAGAGCATCGTAATCCGTATATCAAATGGTTACTGGAAAACGGTGCGGATCCCAACCTACAAAATAAAGACGGTGAATCTCCATTTTTCCTGGCAGTAAGCCAAGGTGGAACCACTGAAAAATATGAGCTAATGAGAGAATTCGGAACTCCTGATTTTGACCAAGTCAATGTTCGGGGCGCAACGGTCTTTGGGGCTTCCGATTTAAATCATCTCAAGTTGCTTCTGGAAGATGGTGCCGACCTTTATCAATCCAGTACAGATACCTACGGCAATGAATTTACGAAAATGGATGATCTGGCCCGTGCGACCACGGAACATCTTCAGGCCGCCATAGACTCCGGACAGCTGGATGTAAACCGTAAAGACGATGACGGCAACACTATTTTGCATAAAATATGTGCGAGAGAAACGCTGCATGAAGAAAAAAGGGCCAAAGAAGTATACCGCATGGTAAAACTGATGTTGGGTGCCGGGGCGGATGCAAATACGACCAACGATGCCGACGAGACCCCAATAATGATTGCCGCAAAGGACAATCTGAAAACCAAAACCGTAGAAATTCTATTGAGCCACAAATAACCTCTTAAAAGCTACCAACTATGTCCATGTCATTTATAAAAGCCTGTGAGGGCGGTAAACGAAAAATAGCCGAAATACTACTCAAGAATAAAGAAGTAGATGTCTCCTATACCGATGAAAAAGGGCGAACAGCGCTTCATTACGCCGCCCATCGAGGGTATTTGGATATCTGTAAAATATTGATCGATGAAGGTGCCGAGCTGGATTATGAAGATCATGCAGGCGAAACCCCTTTCTACTTTTCCTGCCTTCAAAAACAGAAACAAACGGCATTATACCTTTTGGAGCAGGGGGCAAAGACCGGGATAAAGGATTACCAGGGCAACAGTTTGCTGCATCTTTTGTCTAAAAACGGACAAGTAGAGATCATGACCAAGCTACTCGAGCAAGGTATGGAAGTGGATATCGAAAACAATGAGGCCGAAACCCCACTTTTGTGCGCCGCCGCAAACAGAAACCGAAAAGTCGTAGAATTGCTGTTGGAGAACGGGGCCGATATCGCCACCACCGATAAACAAGGAAACACACCCTTGCTACTGGCGGTAAAATCCAAAACACTCCCAATGGTCGAGTTACTGCTTGAAAAAGGAGCCGATGTCAATTATGTAAACCATGCCGAAGAGAGTCCGTTATTGATTGCCTGTTATTCCGGTAATCGGATGTTGATCAAATTATTGGCCGAAAAAGGAGCCGACATGCTGGTTTCGGGTAAGAACGGCCTGTCGCCTATTTGGTATGCCTGCTCGGCCAATCAAAAGGAAATCGTGAAATTATTTTTAGACCATGGCGTTGATGTCAACTATGGTAAGCCAATGGGAGGCAACGAAAGCAGTATGAGCTCCTATTTGGATTGGGTCGAGTCTGCAAACGATATTTCGGTTACTGCAGGTTATTCGCTGAAAATATCGAATACGCTGGGCGGCGAAAGCCTACTTCATGTTGCCACCAAAAGTGGACACTTAAGCATGGTAAAGTTGTTGCTCGAGAGAGGGGCCGACATCAACGTACAGGATGAAAGCGGTAACACCCCTTTGCATTACGCTTCGGCGAATGGTAAAAAGGATGTAGTAAACTATCTACTGGAAAAGGGAGCCGACGTGACCATAGTCAACACAAAAGAACAATTGGCCATCGATTATTCGAATATCAAAGGATTTAATGAGATTACGGAACTGATTTTGTCAACCAAGGGAGCCAAACCCCCGTCCGCGGCTCCAAAAACGACAGCCGGACCATCCATAGAAAAAACGGAAGCGCCGATGGTGGATAAAAAGAAGGCCTTACTTGACCTAAAGGACTTATTGGATGTTGGCGTGCTCACCCAAGAAGAATTCAACAGCGAAAAAGCGAAGATTCTAAAAGGATGAAACTAATTCTGGCCATGCTGCTAGTGGTACAACTGGCCTATTCACAAGAAATAAGAATGGATAAAGAGACGTACTTAAAAACATTTACCGAAGAGGATGCCGTTGGCTGGTTGCGAATAGATGCTGCCTTAGAGAAGGTATATCCCGAATTGGAACCCAGACATTATGGGCCTTTGTGTGGAATTCATTACGCTGTCGGAGGTTCCGACCCTATTGATGGGGTCAGTATCTATGATAACGAAAATCAGGAATTTCATCGCCATATCATAAGTTACGGGATGTCTGAACTGTATTACGATCCAGAAAAGGCGGGTGGAGAATTCAGCGCATGGGGTTTTGAGTTTACCTTTCGTATCAAACCTTTCGAAGGTGACGAGAATGACCCCTTGTGGGCAGTTCAAATCATGAACAACCTGGCGCGTTACGTGTTTAAAAGTGGCAGATGGTTTGAGGAAAACCAATTCATTCCGGCGAACGGGCCCATTCGTTTGGATACCGATACCGATATTGTTGGCCTTGTTTTTACCTTAGACCCGGAACTGGGTAAAATAATGACCCCTCATGGCGAGGTCACTTTTATTCA
Protein-coding regions in this window:
- a CDS encoding DUF2721 domain-containing protein; amino-acid sequence: MELSLSIPALLFPAISLTMLAYNARYLAIAALIRQLHGKFQETESKSVALQVRKLRKRLTIIKNMQATAIISFLLAVITMALIYFALTTLANIIFGISLFALMVSLVLSLIEVQLSTKALSIQLKDME
- a CDS encoding ankyrin repeat domain-containing protein gives rise to the protein MLQDAIRAKDFEKAKEIITSTNNPFEGMQEYHITGIYDTLVREKAFEVIDALIEKGTIELDIYEYDSFNKTIFMSIIKNLDVTEESISFLKDFISRTQSLNDELEGKSLLSLAIENEVAIAFVKTLVESGCAIDIIDRSEGNLIHQIVKKYTRTYDKGLAYLDFLYEQGLDIDKPNVVQETPLHIAVKEHRNPYIKWLLENGADPNLQNKDGESPFFLAVSQGGTTEKYELMREFGTPDFDQVNVRGATVFGASDLNHLKLLLEDGADLYQSSTDTYGNEFTKMDDLARATTEHLQAAIDSGQLDVNRKDDDGNTILHKICARETLHEEKRAKEVYRMVKLMLGAGADANTTNDADETPIMIAAKDNLKTKTVEILLSHK
- a CDS encoding ankyrin repeat domain-containing protein → MSMSFIKACEGGKRKIAEILLKNKEVDVSYTDEKGRTALHYAAHRGYLDICKILIDEGAELDYEDHAGETPFYFSCLQKQKQTALYLLEQGAKTGIKDYQGNSLLHLLSKNGQVEIMTKLLEQGMEVDIENNEAETPLLCAAANRNRKVVELLLENGADIATTDKQGNTPLLLAVKSKTLPMVELLLEKGADVNYVNHAEESPLLIACYSGNRMLIKLLAEKGADMLVSGKNGLSPIWYACSANQKEIVKLFLDHGVDVNYGKPMGGNESSMSSYLDWVESANDISVTAGYSLKISNTLGGESLLHVATKSGHLSMVKLLLERGADINVQDESGNTPLHYASANGKKDVVNYLLEKGADVTIVNTKEQLAIDYSNIKGFNEITELILSTKGAKPPSAAPKTTAGPSIEKTEAPMVDKKKALLDLKDLLDVGVLTQEEFNSEKAKILKG
- a CDS encoding suppressor of fused domain protein yields the protein MDKETYLKTFTEEDAVGWLRIDAALEKVYPELEPRHYGPLCGIHYAVGGSDPIDGVSIYDNENQEFHRHIISYGMSELYYDPEKAGGEFSAWGFEFTFRIKPFEGDENDPLWAVQIMNNLARYVFKSGRWFEENQFIPANGPIRLDTDTDIVGLVFTLDPELGKIMTPHGEVTFIQMVGITSKELEKLQESPSQEAVKALLDEMRTENPLLITDLTRR